The Carassius carassius chromosome 5, fCarCar2.1, whole genome shotgun sequence DNA window AAAGTTcagaattattaattttattattattattattaattttttttttagaatgatgcaaacattttgtacacatttgAGATCTTTGCATCATTCAGATGCATTTCGTTGACTACACTGACAGAACCAGTGACATGTATTCGTTGCAAAtttgtgcattttgtttgttTCGTAGTTACCAAGTCATCAGCACACCTACAGACATCTTCATGGTAATGGAATATGTGTCAGGAGGAGAACTCTTTGACTACATCTGTAAAAATGGAAAGGTACATCTTCAGGTTTCATTTGTGGGTTATGATTAAAGCCTAGAAATGAATTGATTATAATGGATAATGAAACTAACTAATGACTTAATTTAGTTGTTGTGTAGTTTGGTCTTTGTGCTGTGCCTAGAAATGCTTCATCAGTGATGgctttttaatgttaaatactTTACAGTgggaaaataattacattttatgagGTGTTCTTACAATGAGAACATTTTAGTTTTGCGGATTGACCAGAAGAAAGTGAGAAAATGTAAGCCACACACACGTTAATGTAcactactatttaaaagtttggcatatatatattttagggatgtgcacggatagtcgaatattcgttctgctctaattattcgataaataaaaatgatattcgaatttcgcaaaaaaaaaaaattcacaataaaacctaatttggtcactttctgtgattctccacggcatatttgaaggtgtatgcaagcaaaaaataattaatgaatgattaaggggccattcacatatcgcgcctaataaggcgtggaaaaggctatgcgcgccgctttctccttctttccaaagcgctcgggcagaagcgctcctgaggcgatgcgttctctccatgaagacgcggaaatttcaacaaaggataaatggatttgcagcacaaaaaaatcgctttcagtagctctgctactaaatttatttcaaaatggcaatccatatacagctatgatcagctgttccttcatcttggctgagctttcaacgttgttacgggaaaggatgaagctgaatgtttagttcttgtcacatgacctgcggtgcgcttgtagcattctgaaagttgagatgtttttaactcgatgctgtgcggacgcgcctggaaaaaacgggaccgcgtcgcaccgcgtgcgcatcgcgaccgcgtcgcttccattatgagcgcgcataccgcgcgcctacattggaaataacgaacttgagcatgcaaaagacgcgatatgtgaagaactgcggtcttctacagtactccacatatgccgtggagaatcacacaAAGtgattcaagaacattgttgcggcatctctcaagcaacgaataaacaccgctaacttggagaatgcagtgaaaactcctcttctcgcatctgccctagaccctcggcacaaacatctcaggtttctcgatgaaaacatgagagaagtaagaaaaaaaaacttttttgaacattatcagaacattttccttgatgcgagtggtgcggatgcagtcgccacgatgaagaatatgcaatgcccactcgtcggaaaaggctgagccagttctccagcgatgattacagagagtccagccgagacgagtgggaacagttcttgctggagccatgtattccatgtattccaccagatgaggatcccattcagtggtaaacgaaaacacgaagcgcttcacaaaactgattcgcttagcacacggttatttgtgagtcccgccaacgtctttgccgtcagagcgcgttttctccgcggtcggccttattgttaatagactaaggagccgactttcccccaatcatgtttacatgcccgtatttcttaacaagaacatttgaaacaatagaaaaaaagcaaaaaagatttgctgacagtttaaaagttaagtgtaagctacattctgtacaatagcctaattgctgcaggctgctttacgttttttctttcacttttttttttttttgcttttaatctgtacttttgtttgtttgcacgcattgttaaaggttttcagctacaaaacacgatgtgtaatgttcaagcttattgtaagcttgttcaaaatgacgaaaacaaatgttgctgaaaaataacgtctgactcattaaacttaatttaaataaacgaatattcgaatattcgttttttgtgagctcaaatattcgaatgtgatatttgtggaaaatgcccatccctaatatatttatatattatatttaaatataaataaaaatgtattcaagcattacatttattcagcatgcattaaattggtcaaaaaagacagaaaattgTTTAAAAACTTTCACTGCATTAAAGAATTTTGCATCACAATTTCTACAGATTTATTaagcggcacaactgttttcaacattaatagtaataagaaatgtttattaagcaCAATATCAGttgattagaatgatttctgagaggTCATGTGACGTTATGTCTGCAGAAAATTTAGTTTACCATCAcaagaaaaaattacatttaaaaaaaaaaacattatatggtGAATGTAAGACCTCTATCCAAAATCGACCCCAAACGTTTAAAAAGTAGTATATATCAGGAGCCACCAAAATGGCACAGTAGGTTGCAGAAGGGGAACTGTAAACTGAATGTTCAGGTCAGTCCACATGGGAAATGTGTAAAAACATGTTCCTGCGTCTCTGGTCAGTTGGACGAGAAGGAGAGCAGGCGTCTGTTCCAGCAGATCATCTCAGGGGTGGATTACTGCCACAGACATATGGTGGTGCACAGAGACCTCAAGCCTGAGAACGTCCTGCTGGATGCACACATGAATGCCAAGATTGCAGACTTTGGTATGTGAACTCGTCACATTAAGAAACAAGTTAGGTTGTTGGTGGATTTGCTCTTTCTTTAATGTTTATATCACAAGCTATACTAACTTTGACCTTTCTTCACATAGGCTTGTCAAACATGATGTCAGATGGAGAATTCTTAAGGACGAGTTGCGGTTCTCCTAATTATGCTGCTCCTGAAGTAATCTCTGGAAGGTACTGTTTGCATTgggtttttattttgaaatgatcTCGACCTGCTCTCACCCTCCTAGGATAATGCTCTGTGTTGTTTTGAATGGCTTTGTGTTGTCCGTTCATTTATATTTTCTTGCTGTTCTCGCTCAGGTTATACGCAGGGCCTGAGGTGGACATCTGGAGCAGTGGTGTGATTTTGTACGCTCTGCTGTGTGGAACGCTGCCGTTTGACGATGACCACGTGCCAACGCTGTTCAAGAAGATCTGCGATGGGATCTTCTTCACGCCTCAGTATCTGCACCCCTCAGTTATTAGCCTTCTGAAACACATGCTCCAGGTGGACCCCATGAAGAGAGCCACCATTAAAGAGATTCGGTCAGAAACTACATAAACGCTGTCCATTTCAATTTTAGCAATGCCAAAACTACTAGGATGCGGAGAGCAAGATTTCTAAAGTGCAAATATCTTTTTCTGTTTCATTGCTCTCCATTCTCAGGGAGGATGAGTGGTTTAAACAAGATCTCCCCAAGTATCTGTTCCCAGAGGACGCTGCGTATAGCAGTAATATGATTGATGAGGAGGCACTGAAGGAGGTGTGTGAGAAGTTTGAGTGCAGTGAGGAGGAGGTGCTCAACTGCTTGTACAGGTTTGTGTGCGTTTTTCCTTTTGCATCACACATTTTGTTACTTGCACTTTGTTACTTGCTATTGAGGCTTATTTAGGGTGTCTACACACAGGAGGGAAGTTTCATATCATATGAAATTGTCTTTCATTTGGAAAAGGGAACTGCAGTGGTGTTGATGGAAAACGCAAGGTTTTTTTATATGATCACTAATTTAGGATATTTAAACTTTTGCTAAGGACACTTTTGTTAGCATCTAATCCCGGCTTTAGATAAAGATTTCCTGATTTGTTTCGATTTAATTTCTGAAGACAAATCATTACTGAACAAGTCTGCTTTTTTGAACTAATTGTTTTAGTGAATGATCAATGATTGAGTTAATAACCCATTCAGGCAGTCACTGAAACACTGAAATTAGTTTCTGAATTAATTATTTGAATGAAGGATTCAGTGacttaagccccgttcacaccaagaacattaactattaagataactataaagataacgatattagcgtccacaccagcgaacgataacgtctgtttattctgagcgcacgtgcgtctaccgctttaaatcctcgagctcgttatagcagggtggattctgattggatgtgaatgtttgtatcgttcatcagctggaaaaaaatcattctgaaaatgattccaacgataccatttctctatgcctttatcgttatagttgtagtgtggactctcctattctttaatattgagaacgatttttagaactatatctttatcgttatctttatagttatcttgcttggtgtgaacggggctttactCATTATGAAGATTCTTGCTGCAACCTACTAGCTATTTTAGTTTCCTATTTAACCATTATTTCAGTATTcaaaatttggtaacacttttccATTAAATGATACACCTAACTAAACTGAGCAataaatttgttattatttattaatctttgttaatgatagttaacaactgtttattgttagttcatggtaGGTATGgtcctttaaaaaaacaacaacacgtaTAATATCTCATCATCATTATTGGCAAAATtccaaaaatacataatttttgtcaatatcgcaggtttttttatatttgggtatgttagggttagggtcgacttagcaataaaaaaaattctctctgtTAATTTGACCGATTTAAAATTGTAGCTCATCTTTTTTAAACTACCTGTTGTTCAGAGGAACACCTAAAAGAGTTCAGTGTTTCAGGAACTGGTTTGTACTAGCATATAAGCTCTTTCACTGTCACTGCAGTCAAACTATAAACTCTCATCTGTCATGTTTCTGCCATTGCTTTCTTTGCAGTCGCAATCTCCAGGATCCTCTTGCTGTGGCCTATCACTTGATCATAGACAACCGGCGCATTATGAACGAGGCCAAAGATTTCTATTTGGCCTCCAGCCCTCCGGACAGCTTTCTAGATGACCTGCCTGCGCACCACTCTGCGAAGATTCACCCCGAGAGAGTGCCATTCCTGGTGACTGAGTCCCAGCCACGTCCTCGACACACGCTGGATGAGCTTAACCCCCAAAAGTCCAAGCATCTCGGTGTCCGGCGGGCCAAGTGGCACCTGGGAATCCGTAGCCAGAGCAGACCGAATGATATCATGAGTGAGGTCTGTCGTGCTATGAAGCAGTTGGACTATGAGTGGAAGGTAAGCGTCTGTGCTTGTGTTTTGGGTTGTACTTTACATATATAGGAACACTGCATTGTTTACCATTTAAAAAGTTATCCTGTATGAaatgctttcttctgtggaacacagaaaaatatatttttttaaatgtgtttgtccACACAATGAAAAtgtaactgtccctttaaggtgaGTCATATGTTGTTGCCATGTTTTGGAACAGACTATGGGAATAAATTGCATCCAGACAAAGAACCAGTTAGTCAATTTAGGGACTGGAAAATAGAAATTGTAGTAATAAAGGGTGGAGGAGTGAAATAGAGTGAACTGCATTTCCTGGTGTGCACTTCTACTGCTTGTCCTCCAGAGGTTCATGAGCTTAGGGTAAATTCCATCTCTGCATTGTAGGAAAGATGTTTTAGGGCATCTTTTAGATTCTATAAATAGAAAAGAttgacccctctctctctctctctctctgtctctcactcattcactcactctctctcacacacacacagagatatgtAGGCAGGCCAAATAGaatgttaaaataaatctttacaaTATGATATCTGCATATATTACTGTGTTTCTTATAACATCTTGGAACTAAATAGAACCCTTAAAGTATTAAGGacagaatttgttttttaatagtacactttgttcaaaagtttggggtcagtaagacactatttcttttaaatagtttttaatgttttatttattcctgtgaagcagacgttttgtcttcataatctttcagaaatcattttaaatatgctgatttggtgcttaaacaTTTACTGTGGAATTCTGGGCTCTCTGTCGACATCTGTGGATGAAACATAAAATTACAGATGatcagttagtttttttttgtcagtcatagtatgaaaaaaaaaatacaacaaataattattttgtttaattattttgatgTATGCCTTAATTTACACTGAAATGATGATTGTCAAACTGTGGCAAAAGTTCAAGTATGACTTAGTCATCAGTTTTAGAGGGAAGTGGCCTACATGTCTTTGTTTATAATAGTTTTCGTTCTTTGTCTTATCTCATAGTGGCCTCTGATCATGTGGAACAGTGTTTATTGCTATTCAGGAGTACACCATTCAGACTTTCTCAAAACAGTGCAAACAGTGTTACAGTGCAATGTACCAAtaccttttaaaattaaaagcCTCGCTGAATATTAATCTGAACTTTAAATCAATTGCAGTCACATTTTACTCtgctgaagtttttttttctctgtggttTGATAGGTAGTTAATCCTTATTACTTGCGAGTGCGGAGGAAGAACCCAGTCACTGGCATACATACAAAGATGAGCCTCCAGCTCTACCAGGTGGACAGCAGGACCTACTTACTAGACTTCAGGAGCATAGATGGTAAAACTGtcacttagtgtgtgtgtgtgtggttttattcagtgctttaaaacgtatttatttatttacttggcaCTTTAATTTACAGTAATTAATTTAAAGATATAAAGATGTATACATAATCACACATATAAGGATATGAATCTTATGAATGCTATGAATTCGTAACTGAATATATCTGACTCTTGTACTGACTGCAAATATTATTTCAGGATGACCAAAGTGTTACCATGTTATTCAttgcttaaaggaacactccagtTTTTTTTGGAGATagactcattttccaactcccttatgctgtgttcacaccaaacgcgaatagagcgtctggcacgaatgatttcaatgttaagtcaatgcaaaggcgcgatTACGCGCGCCTGGAGGTCTCGCAGCATgaatgaggcgtttagcgcgGTGCagaagacgcgaattcgcctcattcgcgcgtctAGTTCGTCTAGGCGCgaatggtgcttttgtgcatttaagcgtttgacgcgaattcgcgtctgccgccagagttgaaaaatttgaactttggcgtcaattcgtGCCGCGGTAACCAATCAGCAGCCTGccaggagtcactcattcaacaaggaggaatgactgtcagtgagcagtcaaccggagctatatgacaaaagttcatttttctatagagacaggaataaaaaggacctatatatatataaaacatattaatagattaattgaataaaggccaaagataagaaacgaTTAGTTTTAccccaaacaaattatattttatcttgaaccactaaagagacatcagagccagcggcaaatgtcagaaggtctagccgaggtgaggctgctctctgcGGATACATGAgttctgagctcccgctgatcgcatggagctcatctccgaaatcggcgaaacacatttttttaaatagacactgtctttataaataaaccatatttgagtttaaaacaactacattctcgcctgaaatacttttaaaactacatttcatgacacgataacagtaatattttgaaaaatatccgaataaaatggcggttgaaaatgctgagtgaactcagctggcagaaacccccccatgacgcgaattcgtgtttcacgcgcgaatgaacaaatgatctcaaaatgttcaagcggcaaactagacgcggtagacgcgaatttggtgctctattcgcgtttggtgtgaacacagcattagagttaaacagttgttttaccattttcgaatccattcagccgatctctagGTCTGGCggaagcacttttagcttagcttagcatagatcattgaatctgattagaccgttagcatctcactcaaaaatgaccaaagagtttctatatttttcctatttaaaactcttTTGTACTTGCATTGTGCACTAAGACTGATGGAAATAGTCCTcaaaatagtccccagcaactctgttattgctgcaactacacaaactagctggggactattttcaggtgctgcgtaatatcactgtgcctgctgcacccatggtacggcagcCAAATTCCTTGATTATTATACCATAGTTTCTAGCCATATCAGCAAAGAAAATTACAACTTTTAATTTTCCGTTGGTCTAAttacatgatgtaactacagaagattCGAGGTATAAAcaggaaaaatataaaactcgatgctaacagtctaatcagattcaatgatttatgcttagctaagctaaaagtgcttctGCCAGACCTATATGTAGTATGGAttcaaaaacggtaaaactcaactgtttaactctgacTGCATTCACACCAGGCGCGACTTGCGCGAATAAATCACACTATTCGCGCGTAGTTGgatgcttgaacattttgagttcattCGCTTCATTCGCGTGTGAAATTGACTTCATGGGGGActtcatgggggggggggggggggggcttctgCAAGTTGAGTTCActcagcattgtgatttcaacaaccatttttattctgataattgtcaaaatattactgttatcgtgtcatgaaatgtagttttaaaagtatttcaagcgagaatgtagttgttgtAAACTCAAATacgcggtttatttataaagacagcgtctgtttaaaaatgtgtttcgtcgATTTTCGGAGacgagctccatgcgatcagtgcgagctcagtgatcatgtatccgcctAGAGCCCTCTCAACTCGGCttgtccttctgacatttgccgctggctctgatgtctctttagtggttcaagataaaatataattcgcTTGGGGTAAAtctaatctttggtctttattcagttaatctattaatattttatatatacaagcaagatcatttttattcctgtttctTTAAAAGTATGAAGAAGTATCATACAGCCCCGGGTATCCACATACAGCGACTGTGACTTTGTACTCCATTGTTGTTTCAGGTTTTCCCTCCACTCGCTACGTAGAATCACGTCACTACTAAGAGCGGAAAATGAGCCTAtgtccaaaaaaagtggagtgttcctttaagtctTGTCAGGCTGTGACAGTGTAGTTTCTTAATGGTTGTTAATCTAAcaacatgtaaaaatgtaaagtttcatAATCAatagtattttataaaaaatcaatttaatttaaccacATTTCTtcgactgtctgtctgtctatccatctaaataataattatataaaatatttataaaatattttttgccatTTAAAACTAGTTATTGAATTGTATTAGTGTAGATATTATTATGAACAAGCTAGCATGAAATTTGAAAACACTACGTAAGaatgtaaattaaaacaaaatatttatttcttaattgtTATATCGGTTCTGCTAAAATCTCAATGGTCATTCCAGAAAAGGAATCATAGCCTAAATTGTTTACCGAAATTCAGTTGGAgagtgttttctgtatgtttcaCTCTCTAAACCTTCTGTTCCGTTTCATTTAGATGACATGATAGAAGTAAAATCAGGGACTGCCACACCTCACCGCTCTGGCTCAGTCGGTAACTACCGGAATACCCTAAAGAACGACAGGAATGAAAAAAACGAATGTGAGGATGCAGCAAAGGGCGACCTGTCTGCTCCCTCCACGCCTCCGCTAACTGGAGGGAAAGCGGCAGAAGGCTCTCTGGCTTCTTCTCTTACCTCCTCAGTGGATTCCGCAGGGTGCGAGATCCTCCCCCGCCCAGGAAGTCACACCATAGAGTTCTTTGAGATGTGCGCCAACCTCATCAAGCTGCTAGCACGATAACTTGTGGTTCCTCTGATGCCTTCTCCCTCACTCTCCTCTGTCTtccctctcactctctttcttctgGAATACTGTCTACCTCTTCGTCCTCTGGTATCCGTGTCATCAACCACAGTAGTCCTTCTATCTCTATTCTTTtcgtctctctttttctctctgtgtctttaGAGCAATAAGCATGCGGACGGTCTCAAGACTCCATGCATCCCACTCGCATGAAAAAGCTGAATGGTCTGTGGCACTACAGTCGCCAGGATCAGCCTGTTTAAGAGGATTGAGAAAAGGTACAAGGAGGTTGTTTTTTTGTGCCGCAGTTAGATGTCAGAAAGATTGCTATGCTAAGCCACTTTATAGTGTCTAAACTCTGTTAGAGATGGTTTTCTAGttcttttttttggttttatagcAAGGATTTCCTTGCAGAGTGAGGCGTAGAGGTGCATTTAAATGAGTTATACACTGAGCTAGCTGTACTGTACACAATGCTGTTGTGATTCTTGGCGGACCAAGAGATGTATAAAGAGAGAGCCCTTGTGAGGCCTGTGGGACGATGAGTAAGACAGAAAGCGCTTTTGCACAGTTTTACCTGTAAGTTTTTGTGGGCCATTGTCAGAGCTGGTTATCCCATTGATGTGGCCTACTGGGAAGGGCACTCGATTAGGAGGAGCCGTCTTAAAAAGCGGGGCCAATTTAACGTGGTGGGCACTTTAACACAAAGGGACAACTTGATAAGTCAGTCTTTCTTAAGGAAGAGACCAATATTAAACCCATTTATCCTGAAGGAGTGCAATGTCCTTGCCTCTGTTTCAtagatttttgtttgttagtcacaccttagtctttttttttctattcgcTCACGTTTTACATAAATTGAAGTATATACAGAATTTAAACATGCATTTGGATTTATATTTATCAGTGCTTTAAATGGGGTTGTAGATTGTATTAAAATTGTGATattggactggattttttttttaaagaagaatatTTGATTGTATCGCTGTAAGATGTTTTATTCCATACACTGCtttatcaaaaacattttttctttttactattattttatttgttttacaaaacAGTGGTTGCTTGGTTGCTTTTGTATCCTCCCTCCCCACACACTTTTACAAATTAAGTCACTGTAGTAAGATtagtattaaaacttttttttatgttggctgagatgtaaaaaataaaataaaaaaacacacacataactgAAGTGTCTAATAAAGTTTATCACGacaatgaaaatggaaaaagatTAAAAGAAAAGTTTAAATATTGGCACATACTGATTGATCTCCTGAGCGAATCATAGAGCCAAAGTCATAATTGTAAGatcataaaatagaaaaacacttCCTACTTGCATGTGACTTTATGTGCCCTCATATGAGTCTGTAATAAACACAATTCTACAGAAGTCCACAAAGGAAAAGACTGCAACCTGTTAACAATGAATGAAATTATGTGGGAGCTTACCGACAGATGTAATCATCTTCTCAAGATTAGTTCTTTCAAGGTATATTTCATAgatgaaaattaaaacaatagaAGTTTTAAGTAAGTTGCTCTTGTTCACTTGCCTGCCCAGAGCTCCAGCtatgttcaaataaaatatcCCAAATTCAATGCTAAAAAAAGCTAAgacatcattttaaataataaatttattcTATGCCATGTATGGCACAgcgtatttacattttaaagtctgAATGTCTTAACACACATTCTTACTGCATTAAAGAAATAACTCTTAGTTCTTAAAAATGCAGCAGTATCATATTCTCAGAAAAGATAAGAGATTTAAAAGTCCAGTAATTCTGATTTGACCTTGATTTCACGTTAAGATCTAATTTCCTAAAAGGataatgttgtttttgttctAAACTCATTTCATAATCTGTATTAATGAGATTTTTGAGctaaaatttgacaatctctgCTTTGCAAGTCAGCTTAAGACAAATCcagaaaaatgtagttttgctTTGTCCCCTTttcccccctccccccaaaagGTGATTTCCCTGTGTAGTTGTCTTAATTCAAATGTTCACTCTTCTTTATCACTAGGGAACCATTTCAGTGTCTCCACAGGCTGTCTATTCAGCCATCGAAAAGAAGTTTAGAAAATCTGTTGATGTTCTTCTCTTCACTGCATTAATGTTGATTATCTGTGCAGAGATGCATCTCATGGAGACTTGCCAATGTAAATTTACAGATAAGTACTGATCATTTACAGTTGAAAAGATGATTTGTAAATACAACTGCCTAATAAACTGATACATGAAAGATGATTGTATTGTATCTTTTGAAAACCTGGTGCATGTTATGTgactatatttttaaagaaatgtttgatCACTGTTTGTTAACTTCCTTTAATTATAGTTTTAAGCATACACACGGAACTTAAGTCAGACTtctcctttttcttcttttttgtttttagttaactagtcaaataaatacttaaaattaaaatatatatttttaatgtattctaATAATTGATGATAATCAAACAGGAACAACCAAACCATAATGAAGTTTTTACAAAGGGTTAAAATTGTTCTTTTGCTAaggatattttttctttttaatttccaGGCCAAGTTGCCACGTGTTTACGTTCATTAATAATTcatgatttttataatttttcatcAATGAGTAATTACATAAgtcttacattttacattattgtgTCTTCATGGGTTAAGAGTTtcgttattttttttagtttagatttTGCTAAAAGTAATCTTGAAAATGATCAATAGCTTTACTGTACAGAAATAGACTTTCTAAGTAAAATAACTCCACTATGTGTATGCCTGTTGTTTATTGCGTTTCTTTCAGTGCACATCTCTAAAGAGAGATCTGTACTTCAGAAAATGACCAGCAGATGTCCCTTTAATCCTGAAGAAGACATCTATCATTATTAGAATTAACTTGAGTTTTGACAGAACATTCGTTTCTGATTTCTAACTTCTATGCAGATTAGCCTACAGTA harbors:
- the LOC132141243 gene encoding 5'-AMP-activated protein kinase catalytic subunit alpha-1-like yields the protein MATDKQKHEGRVKIGHYILGDTLGVGTFGKVKVGQHELTKHQVAVKILNRQKIRSLDVVGKIRREIQNLKLFRHPHIIKLYQVISTPTDIFMVMEYVSGGELFDYICKNGKLDEKESRRLFQQIISGVDYCHRHMVVHRDLKPENVLLDAHMNAKIADFGLSNMMSDGEFLRTSCGSPNYAAPEVISGRLYAGPEVDIWSSGVILYALLCGTLPFDDDHVPTLFKKICDGIFFTPQYLHPSVISLLKHMLQVDPMKRATIKEIREDEWFKQDLPKYLFPEDAAYSSNMIDEEALKEVCEKFECSEEEVLNCLYSRNLQDPLAVAYHLIIDNRRIMNEAKDFYLASSPPDSFLDDLPAHHSAKIHPERVPFLVTESQPRPRHTLDELNPQKSKHLGVRRAKWHLGIRSQSRPNDIMSEVCRAMKQLDYEWKVVNPYYLRVRRKNPVTGIHTKMSLQLYQVDSRTYLLDFRSIDDDMIEVKSGTATPHRSGSVGNYRNTLKNDRNEKNECEDAAKGDLSAPSTPPLTGGKAAEGSLASSLTSSVDSAGCEILPRPGSHTIEFFEMCANLIKLLAR